The Chryseobacterium oranimense genome contains the following window.
CTAAATTAAAATTATTAATCAGATATCGCTGCTTGTCGAGGGCAATTTTTTCAGGATTCTCCGATGGCTTCTGTACATATAAAACAGTCCACGGACTATTGTAATAACTTGCCAGACGGGCTGTTTTCCTGATGATATTTTTAGCAATTTTTTCATTACTGCTGATGCATGCAAGAAATTTAATTGGTTTAAAATTTTCTGTTTTTATTTCCGTTTCCACCTTTCTTTCCACATGGGCTGCCACCTCTTTCAAAGCAAGTTCCCGAAGCTGAAGGATATGACCGCTTTGAAAAAAGTTGGTAAGTGCCGTCTGGATTTTTTCCTTTTTGTAGATCTTTCCTTCTTTCAGGCGGGTCAGCAGCTCATCGGCGGTAAGGTCTATATTAACTACCTCATCGGCAAGGCCCAATATTTTATCCGGAACACGTTCCGCCACTTCTATTCCTGTGATATTCTTCACTTCTTCATTCAGGCTTTCAATATGCTGAATATTCATGGCACTGATAACATTAATCCCACTATCCAGGATTTCCAGCACATCCTGCCATCTTTTTTTGTTTTTCGAGCCTTCTACATTGGTATGGGCCAATTCATCCACGAGCACAACTTCAGGATGCTCGTTAATAATAGCCTGAACATCCATTTCTTCCAGGCTTTTGCCTTTATAGAAAACCGATCTTCTCGGTATTTCGGGAATTCCTTCTGTAAGAACTACCGTTTCTTCCCGGCCATGGGTTTCTATATATCCGATTTTAACGTCAATGCCGTTACGCAGCAGAGACTGTGCTTCCTGAAGCATCCGGAAAGTTTTTCCTACGCCTGCACTCATCCCGATATAGATCTTGAATTTTCCTTTGCGGGATTTCTGGATCAGTTCTAAAAAATGTTTTGCTGATGACATTGATTTTTTGATTTATTTTTTACCATAAAGGACATATTTCTTTCTGAACCACCCCGTCAAAAATTCTTTGAATTTTTGCCACCCCTCCAAAGGAGGGGAATTTGATCCGACAAATTTTTATCAGTATGAGATCTCTAGTTTCTTAGAAACTTAAGTGAGCTTTTATCCTTAAACATTAGACTTTAGACTTTAAATATTAAACCTTAAACTTAAAATAATTTAAGTGTTAAAAATTTTTGTGGCTTTTGAGGTTAATTATATTTTATTTTCCTCTTTCTAAAACCAAGCTGCCAGGCTTGTTGTAATGAAGAAATTTCCCTGCTTCATCTCATCATTTTTCACAAAAATGGCGTCTTTAGAAGTAAATCCTCTTGCTTCCGTTCGGAATACTACATTTTTCAGAATGGCGTAATCCACATTCAGGGAATATCCGAAGGTCTGGAAACCATTTTGAGTTTTGGTACTGATGATCACTCCATTTTTATCATTATAATATTCCAGTCTTCCTGCCAGAGCCCATTTGCTGTCAAACTGGTATTTCATTAAGATATTTGGGGTGTACCAGATGTTATAGCTGCTGCTTCTTTTTTCTTTCTGCTCTGCCCCGATATCGAACCCAAGTAAAGCTGAAAATTGATCCGTCAGC
Protein-coding sequences here:
- a CDS encoding sensor protein KdpD; the encoded protein is MSSAKHFLELIQKSRKGKFKIYIGMSAGVGKTFRMLQEAQSLLRNGIDVKIGYIETHGREETVVLTEGIPEIPRRSVFYKGKSLEEMDVQAIINEHPEVVLVDELAHTNVEGSKNKKRWQDVLEILDSGINVISAMNIQHIESLNEEVKNITGIEVAERVPDKILGLADEVVNIDLTADELLTRLKEGKIYKKEKIQTALTNFFQSGHILQLRELALKEVAAHVERKVETEIKTENFKPIKFLACISSNEKIAKNIIRKTARLASYYNSPWTVLYVQKPSENPEKIALDKQRYLINNFNLAQELGAKVIRVKESSVHKGILDYVIAHNITTVCIGKPHAKLWQRLSGYSWIYTLMNRLNERQIDIIILS